A region from the Campylobacter blaseri genome encodes:
- a CDS encoding peptidase domain-containing ABC transporter, which translates to MKTALSSLGLITAINKIPFDANTIINKFALNEIEPSIEEFVRIAKHCEFRAKIKKLDKALIIKYEAPFVVQKQDNTFFTILKVLEDGNKYLIYDGGNEAREISYEELTAISNPKFIVLAHKTLNSQVKFGFAWFYKRMLKFKRIVFEVLIASFIMQLFGLVTPLFTQVVLDKVLTHHSISTLNVIAIAFFAVIIFEMLLSLCRNYIFAHTTTKIDSRLGSELFSHLVLLPMTYFENRKVGNIVARVRELDSIRDFIANKSVTVLLDILFSFVFIAMMLLYSVKLTLVAIGFVTIIALIYFFITPLLRKRLEDKFQMGAASNSYLVESVTGMQTVKSLAIEGSMQKQWEEYLSKYVRSSFNLNNLSNIAGGFAGALQKLMTLSILYLGVGLVIEGKLSVGQLIAFQMFAGQFSAPIMRLVGLWNEFQQALLSVDRLGDILNTPTEQSTNKPIAIERIKGDIRFDNVSFRYTPSSNLVLKNISLHIPPNRSIGIVGRSGSGKSTITKLIERLYLQSEGAIYIDGIDIRHLNPYILRQNIGVVLQESYLFSGSIKDNITFAATNASMQSVIAAATVSGAHEFISELPNGYDTLVGERGSALSGGQKQRIAIARALINNPRILIFDEATSALDYESESIINKNLVKIKENKTFIIIAHRLSTVRNCDEIFVMDKGEIKERGTHDELMALNGYYKNLYDKQVS; encoded by the coding sequence ATGAAAACAGCTCTTAGCTCACTTGGGCTAATTACTGCTATAAATAAAATTCCATTTGATGCAAACACTATAATTAACAAATTCGCCCTAAATGAGATTGAACCAAGCATTGAAGAGTTTGTTAGGATTGCAAAACATTGTGAGTTTAGAGCAAAGATTAAAAAACTTGATAAAGCTTTAATTATAAAATATGAAGCACCATTTGTAGTTCAAAAACAAGATAATACTTTTTTTACTATCTTAAAAGTTTTAGAAGATGGTAACAAGTATTTAATCTATGATGGTGGAAACGAAGCAAGAGAGATAAGCTATGAAGAGCTTACAGCCATATCAAATCCAAAATTTATAGTATTAGCACATAAGACATTAAACTCTCAAGTTAAATTTGGATTTGCTTGGTTTTATAAAAGAATGCTTAAGTTTAAAAGAATTGTATTTGAGGTATTAATTGCCTCATTTATAATGCAACTCTTTGGACTTGTTACTCCACTTTTTACTCAAGTTGTTTTAGATAAAGTTTTAACTCACCATAGCATAAGCACACTAAATGTTATTGCAATTGCATTTTTTGCTGTTATTATCTTTGAGATGCTTTTATCTTTGTGTAGAAACTACATCTTTGCTCATACTACTACTAAAATAGACTCAAGGCTTGGTAGTGAGCTATTTAGCCATTTAGTTCTTCTTCCAATGACCTACTTTGAAAACAGAAAAGTTGGAAATATAGTTGCAAGGGTTAGAGAACTTGATAGCATAAGAGACTTTATAGCAAACAAATCAGTCACAGTTTTACTAGATATTTTATTTAGCTTTGTGTTTATTGCTATGATGCTTTTATATAGTGTAAAACTAACCTTAGTTGCCATAGGATTTGTAACTATAATTGCTCTAATCTACTTTTTTATAACTCCACTTCTTAGAAAAAGGCTTGAAGATAAGTTTCAAATGGGAGCAGCTAGTAACTCATACTTAGTTGAGTCAGTTACAGGTATGCAAACAGTAAAATCCCTAGCCATTGAAGGAAGCATGCAAAAGCAGTGGGAAGAGTATCTAAGCAAATATGTAAGATCTAGTTTTAATCTAAACAATTTAAGCAATATAGCAGGAGGCTTTGCAGGAGCACTTCAAAAACTAATGACTTTAAGCATACTCTATCTTGGTGTTGGACTTGTAATAGAAGGAAAGTTAAGTGTTGGGCAATTAATTGCATTTCAAATGTTTGCAGGACAATTTTCAGCCCCAATTATGCGTTTGGTTGGTCTTTGGAATGAGTTTCAACAAGCACTTTTAAGTGTAGATAGACTAGGCGATATTCTAAACACTCCAACAGAGCAAAGCACCAATAAGCCAATAGCAATTGAAAGAATCAAAGGTGATATTAGATTTGATAATGTTAGCTTTAGATATACACCAAGTTCAAATTTAGTCCTTAAAAATATCTCTCTTCACATACCACCAAATAGAAGCATTGGGATAGTTGGAAGAAGTGGTAGTGGAAAAAGTACCATCACAAAACTAATTGAGAGATTATATCTTCAAAGTGAGGGAGCTATCTATATAGATGGCATAGATATAAGACATCTAAACCCATATATCCTTAGGCAAAACATAGGGGTGGTTTTACAAGAGAGCTATCTTTTTAGTGGAAGCATAAAAGATAATATAACATTTGCAGCAACAAACGCTAGTATGCAAAGTGTGATTGCAGCTGCAACTGTTTCAGGTGCCCATGAGTTTATAAGTGAGTTACCAAATGGATATGATACTTTAGTTGGAGAAAGAGGCTCAGCTTTAAGTGGTGGTCAAAAACAAAGAATTGCCATAGCAAGAGCACTTATAAATAACCCAAGAATTTTAATATTTGATGAGGCAACATCTGCACTTGATTATGAGAGTGAGAGCATTATAAATAAAAACTTAGTTAAGATTAAAGAGAATAAAACATTTATTATAATAGCTCATAGACTAAGCACTGTAAGAAATTGTGATGAGATATTTGTAATGGATAAAGGCGAGATAAAAGAGCGCGGTACTCATGATGAGCTTATGGCACTAAATGGATACTATAAAAACCTATATGATAAGCAGGTAAGTTAA
- a CDS encoding tyrosine-type recombinase/integrase: MKNLPKNRNIYIQKGRFYVDHQKDGERIRRSTGIKKSALAFDFIRKNYDRFIGSKAELEKARRDYYELENSQVDRQLRKTENELKLIKNSSEFSFDSVINNLLQEKSFLKDKTIKLYGVMSNAVSDFLEYKGIHYLPDFKRHHSVEFVQFFKDKGLKDSSISGYCSFLKMLFRYAVNNDLISKNPFYMPRFKQQYDNVNDEKFTPFSLEEILELIKNANDEELRLFLIVAFFTGARTGEIFALTFGDLDFENRQIRINKTLSDVGIVDSPKTKTSNRTIDMLSIVYKELIKLDASDKNKRIFRRSRSMIRIKFNDLQEKLGYNIRRLYDTRHSFASVMLSRGEEPMWVGCKMMGHKDLNETYRSYAKYLPKEVKQRAVFLNDIVI, encoded by the coding sequence ATGAAAAATTTACCAAAAAATAGAAATATTTATATTCAAAAAGGCAGGTTTTATGTTGACCATCAAAAAGATGGTGAGAGAATTCGTCGCTCTACTGGTATTAAAAAGTCTGCTCTTGCATTTGATTTTATACGTAAAAATTATGATAGGTTTATAGGTTCTAAGGCTGAACTCGAAAAAGCTAGGCGTGATTATTATGAGCTTGAGAATTCCCAAGTCGATCGTCAACTAAGAAAAACAGAAAATGAATTAAAGCTTATAAAAAATAGTAGCGAGTTTAGTTTTGATAGTGTGATTAATAATTTGCTTCAAGAAAAATCTTTTTTAAAAGACAAAACTATTAAGCTTTATGGTGTTATGAGTAATGCTGTTAGTGATTTTTTAGAATATAAAGGCATCCATTATTTACCTGATTTTAAAAGGCATCATAGTGTTGAATTTGTTCAATTTTTTAAGGATAAAGGCTTAAAAGATAGCTCTATTAGTGGCTATTGCTCCTTTTTAAAAATGTTATTTCGCTATGCTGTAAATAATGATTTAATCTCAAAAAACCCGTTTTACATGCCAAGATTCAAACAACAATATGACAATGTGAACGATGAAAAATTTACACCTTTTAGCCTTGAAGAAATTTTAGAACTTATAAAAAATGCGAACGATGAGGAACTACGTTTATTTTTGATAGTTGCTTTTTTTACAGGTGCTAGAACTGGCGAGATTTTCGCTCTTACTTTTGGTGATTTAGATTTTGAAAATAGACAAATTCGCATCAATAAAACACTTTCTGATGTCGGTATCGTGGATTCTCCAAAAACCAAAACAAGTAATCGCACGATTGATATGCTTAGCATCGTTTATAAAGAACTTATAAAGCTAGATGCAAGTGATAAAAATAAAAGAATTTTTAGGCGTTCTCGTTCAATGATAAGGATTAAATTTAATGATTTGCAAGAAAAACTTGGCTATAATATACGCAGACTTTACGACACTAGGCATTCGTTTGCATCCGTTATGCTAAGTCGTGGTGAGGAGCCGATGTGGGTTGGTTGCAAAATGATGGGACATAAGGACTTGAATGAAACTTATCGCTCGTATGCAAAATATTTGCCAAAAGAAGTCAAGCAAAGGGCTGTTTTTTTAAATGATATTGTCATTTAA
- a CDS encoding HlyD family type I secretion periplasmic adaptor subunit, with product MVKIFKDIKDDSYEFKPTIVEIEETPLNPIGRSILWIVIAIIVFGVFWLFFAKVDIVVSASGKYIPSGNIKILKPLESGIISKILVKEGDKVKAKQPLIVIDPSVSTVNLTTKKENLKALKYSITRLELLVNKDEFIKDVNLSIDEKSLYINQKTNYDETISQYSFKIEQLINSIKANEEEIKKLTLLKDIATKRVEKLNRVKEIIAYKEYEDAKSKELDLKSQLIVSNEKLLMEKARLNEIKTELDVFKSSSKSKWMDELLNKQKEASLVRAEINALTFQTKQQIISSPVDGYVGKLLVHTIGSSINNSEELLSIIPSDEPLIISANMLNRDVGFLKLDQNVSIKVDAFNFQKYGKIDGKLIHIANDSIKDEKLGEIYEIKVKPLKTSLMVDGELKQMEPGMSVVAEVKVGKRRVIELFIYPIIKYLDEGLSVK from the coding sequence ATGGTTAAAATATTTAAAGATATAAAAGATGATTCATATGAGTTTAAACCAACCATTGTAGAGATTGAAGAGACACCGCTAAATCCTATAGGAAGATCAATTTTATGGATAGTTATTGCCATTATAGTATTTGGAGTTTTTTGGCTATTTTTTGCTAAAGTAGATATAGTTGTAAGTGCAAGTGGTAAGTATATACCAAGTGGAAATATAAAGATATTAAAACCACTTGAAAGTGGGATAATCTCTAAAATTCTTGTAAAAGAAGGAGATAAGGTTAAAGCAAAACAGCCTTTGATTGTGATTGACCCTAGTGTATCAACAGTAAATTTAACAACAAAAAAAGAGAACTTAAAAGCCTTAAAATATTCCATAACAAGGTTAGAGCTTTTAGTAAATAAAGATGAGTTTATAAAAGATGTAAATTTAAGTATAGATGAAAAATCTCTTTATATAAATCAAAAAACAAACTATGATGAAACCATATCTCAATACAGCTTTAAAATAGAACAGCTCATAAACTCCATTAAAGCAAATGAAGAGGAGATTAAAAAGCTAACCTTACTAAAAGATATTGCAACTAAAAGAGTAGAAAAACTAAATAGAGTAAAAGAGATTATAGCCTATAAAGAGTATGAAGATGCAAAGAGTAAAGAGCTTGATTTAAAATCACAACTCATAGTCTCAAACGAAAAACTACTAATGGAAAAAGCAAGACTTAATGAGATTAAAACAGAGCTTGATGTCTTTAAAAGCTCTTCCAAATCAAAGTGGATGGATGAGCTTTTAAATAAACAAAAAGAGGCAAGCTTAGTTAGAGCTGAAATTAATGCTCTAACCTTCCAAACAAAACAACAAATCATATCATCCCCTGTTGATGGCTATGTTGGCAAACTTTTAGTTCATACCATTGGCTCATCCATTAATAACTCTGAAGAGCTTTTATCTATAATCCCATCAGATGAGCCATTAATCATTAGTGCAAATATGCTAAATAGAGATGTTGGATTTTTAAAACTTGATCAAAATGTCTCTATAAAAGTAGATGCTTTTAACTTTCAAAAATATGGCAAGATAGATGGCAAGCTAATACACATTGCAAATGACTCTATAAAAGATGAAAAGCTAGGTGAAATCTATGAAATAAAAGTTAAACCTTTAAAGACAAGCTTAATGGTAGATGGAGAACTAAAACAGATGGAGCCTGGTATGAGTGTAGTAGCTGAAGTAAAGGTAGGAAAAAGAAGAGTAATTGAGCTTTTTATATACCCTATTATAAAATACCTAGATGAAGGGCTTAGTGTTAAATGA